gaaaacatcaattaaaattaattaaaatttttaattgtttatgatGCTGACCTCATGCTCCAGGTGcctgaaacaaaggaagaaattggGATAATTGAGTGGTCAGGACATTTTTCCAACTGGCCACTTTTCCCTTAACAAGACCACGCCTGTCTCTTCCACGTAGTCCTTGAGAGCATCTTAGGTCAGGACCTGAAATCATGGCTCAGGTTGCCCTGCACTGAAGAGAGAGGGCATCCTGAGGCCGGGCAGGCAGCTGTCTGGACCCTTCTTCCCCGTTCTTCTCCATTGGCACATCCTGCTGATGATACTTTCAAACTGAATTTTGCTTCTCTGCACCTCTTTCCCACTCCAAGCCTCCATTTCCACCTGGAAAACCACAGTGGCTTGGTAAGTGGTTTCCTTGTTTCTACTCATACATTTATCATTCTCCAAAATTGCCTTGTCTTGacttttctgcttgtttttcctATTAGCCTGTAAACTTCTCATTTACCAGTGGCTGGCACATACATAGcccaatctttttcttttttaaaaaaatttttgactcctgattttattattcaatttctcttttctatttttttttttaatttgtgtatttatttgagacagagagagagagtgagcacgagccaGGGTGGgggatagaggcagagggagagggagaagcagactcctggctcagcagggagcccgatgcgtggctcgatcctaggaccctgagatcatgacttgagctgaaggcaagatgcttaactgactgagccaccaggtgttgCTCTCTCTTCTATTTCAAGTAGGCTTCTGTGGCCTGGAAGCCTGGCCTTGCAAGATCAGAATCAGTTGGAGCTGGTTATTGTTGGAAGGAGGTTAGGTTGGGgcctgggatgggggcagggagaccctGCTCTGCTGGCAGCATTATTTCTTGATTGAGTGGAAGGAACTGGAAATAGTTGTCTTCTCAagtaaaagaaaatctctttcctAAAGGGAAGTCCACTCTGTAGATACGAAAGTGGACCCCTTAATAGATCGATGGGGCAACACTTTGCCTAACCCATGCAGATTATAAGACTTTAAAGTCATTAAAGGTAGTgacactattttctttctttctttctttttctttctttctttctttctttctttctttctttctttctttctttctttctctctctctctctctctttctttctttctttcttttctatttacttgagagagagcacgcacgagcagcaggaaggacagagggagagggagacagagaatctggagcagactcggtgctgagcgtggagcccaatcctgggctcaatcccaggaccctgagatcatgacctgagccaaaatcaagagtcggatgtttaactgcctgagccacccaggcactcccattcttcttcatttgtctttttcatacCCAGGAActggagaatgaatgaaatattccCAGATTAGGCTGACACACTCACCTATGTTGACTCTGGTGACTCTGGTGACTAAGCCCCTCTCACCTTGTTCTCAGCAAGTATATTCAGCCTTTGAATGTTTGCCTCACACAATTCTCCTTCTCTGATACTGACTCTTGGGGCTCCATGGTACAAGGGTTGCCATCACTCTGCCACATTTCTGACCACCTTGGGAAATGTGAGCTCATTACGTGTGGTCCAGAGCCTCCCATCAGGAAGGGGCCCAGGCTGTTTTTTGTATGGGGTAGCTCCATTCTGGAGTACTTGACCCTCCCCTCTCCATCCTGTCACAGCTGAttggagtgggggggaggagtgGTCACCCCAAGTTCATCCAGTCCAAAGGCTGGTCGGTACAGAGTCTGGCTCAGGACAGGAAGCTCCAGCCGATGAAATGAGTCAATCACATCCCACCCACTCCCCTGGAGCTTGATCTGCGAAATGTAGACAGAATTATATGGGCATTGGAAGTTTGGGAGGTCATGAGAAAGGGGGAGGCCTTGTGGGACCAGGAGGAAATCAGTTAGGAGGATTCACAGGCAGAAATGCTGAGCTGAAGAAGGGCTAGATAGAGTAAGGGGCAAGTAAGCCCAAAGAAGCCAGAAGAGAGGGGGCAGACacacaaagagaagcagagacccAGAGAGTGGCCAAGTCAAGGTAAAGGTCAAAAGCTAGAGGTAAGCTCTCAGATTCTTGTGGCAGGGCTCCTGGAGCATCTCAGTGGATACCTTGGGTTCTCAAAGACCTTCCTGTTCCAGTCTCCAGGATCCCAGGTTATGGTACGCTCCTGATTTCCATGAGATTCTGGCTCCCGTGTTGTGCCATTGCCTGAGCCGCCCTGAGTGGCTTGCTGTTCTTATGGGCTCACAAGCCAACCTACCAAAAGTGACCACCGTCAGTGGGCTGCAGCCCCACACCCTCAGGGGCTGTTTCTATCAGGTGTGTGGGTTTGTGGGGGTGATGCCTGAGAGCTTTCAGAGTGTGACCCCTCTGCTCAGAGGCTCTGCTAATAACCACAGGGCTGGTTTCAATCCTCAAGTATCTAggctccattttcttttatttgtgtatcccccaattttatatacacatgttttataaaaacatttacaactatatcatatatagaaaagcaaacatatataatatagtatgtaaatatgaatatacacacagacatatattaCAGGTACAATACAGTTGCAAGTTAGATGGGGGTTAGAGTCTGAAGTGTGTGTTCGGCTAAACCTATGTATCGTCAAAATTCTGCCTGGGAACCTCTGAATACCAGTAGAGCACATGGACATGATTTTGGGTATGTTACTACAGCCTTTATGGTAACTGTAAAAATTAATGCGAAGAAATATCATTATCAGGCCTTCCTGCAGAATGCTGGCTAACATAGCTGCAAATGAGAAAAACCGACTCTGGTCCCCAGCATCGGACACATAGGCAAAGTGGCAAAACTATGACCATAACTTGCAAAGATTTTTTCCTTCCCAAGTGGCAACTGAATAATTCCCCCCAGCAAGCAGAATTGCTGAGCCATTCCCCATCAGTCAGATTTTCTATGCGATGATTTGAATTGGACCCCTCATGACTTTCCAAAGATTTGAGGTTGTTCTAATGATTGGCACGTATATAATAACTCCACTAAAGCAGACAACAAAAAATCTTAGAAAGGGGCGATAGGCCAAAAAAGGGAGGCTGATGTAATTCCCACCATGGACGGCTAAACGATGAACTTCCTGGAAGtcaaggggaaaagggaaaatccTAAATAAGAATTATCATCGTTTAATCAAAATAAGTTAATCAAAAGAGAGGGTTTTCTCTTAGCACTGTTTAAAAACACTAAGTCACTCCTAATTTCATCATAGTGATATTCTTATTTTGCTTGTATACACTGTATTCCAGTCCTTCTCTGCAAGCAAAATAATaggtaattttcttttaacaaatatttgaataagcAAAACAATCATGTagtctaaaaataaaagagtgtGAAAAGTTTCCCTTTCATCCTGGTCATACATTTGCCCACTTTTAACTCCCCCAATTCGTCCCGCCATTTTATATCCTTCTAGAGTTTTCTTGCACATCCCGTaacattgtcatcatcatcagcAACATATAGATTCTTGTCCCGTGCTCTTCTTATGCcttgatttctctcatttaacaACCTTTCCTGTAGACTCTTATCAGTAGGAAAGCGTCCTCATTCGCTTTCATAGCTACAGGGTATCTACTGTTTGGCTGCACCTCTACTAACTGAACCTGGGCCCTACTGAtatcatttgggttgtttcctttgttttgctaTTATATATGAAGCCAGGAGAGTAACATTACAGACATGTAATtcacacgtgtgtgtatatatatgatataagtatacatttcatatatattatgaattatacataatattatatgttatatattatattatatataaaatataatataatttcagtatattatatataaatgtatgtatatataattccattaggttatatacatgttatatatatgataaacatatctatatatacatatagatatatatatgagATCTCATATATGTATGAGATCACTCCCTGAAGCAGATTGCTGGGTGGAATGGTAAATGCATTTGTGAATTTGATGGCTATCACCAATTGCCCCCTGCAAGGGTTCTGGCAATTTCTGCTGCTAGCAGCAGTGCCTGAGGGTTGAGTTGCCACATAACGTCTATATACTCCAGAACCGGTGTCCTCTTGCTAAGTtccagggagggagaaaaaggaatggaagaaaggaagagctgTTTATCAGGCACCTACTCGATGCTAGACGCACTCTGCATATACACGTCTGGTCCTCACTGTAAAGCTGTGGGGCAAATTGGCATCCCTGATTTCTTACTAATGAGGCAGTTTTGTCTCTGACAGGTTAGGGGATTTGTACCATATCTCAGGTAAGTGGGTGAGGTCCCTGACGCAGAGGCTGGCTTGGTTTCAGTGCCCCAGAGTTCTGGTGGGCTGGAGGATATCTCAGCAGAGCCCTGGGGTCGTCCTGACAGCGTTCGTGAACCAGCAGTGGTGCCAGCAAGGTTCTTAGTGTcccaactattttattttcttgcctgcTTTGACATCCACGTGTCACAGCTCAACCCTTATTAGATGAGCCCCTGGCaactcttcccccctccccaactctccGCTTCTGCTTGGCGTCCTCCCTAGGTTCCAGCCCTGGGCCCTCACAGGTGATTTTTGAAGTTGGAGCAGGGATCCTCTGGGTCCCCCTCTCCCAGAAGAGCATCTAACCACTCCTCCAGGTCCCAGACCAGCTGCTCCAGCTCTCGCACCTCTTTCTCTAGCTTCTCCAGGAAAACATGCAAGTTTTCCTTCAACCAGGTTCTGACGACCTTTATTGGCTCTTCTGTGGGTTCATTGGCCTGGTATTCAAATCCCTGAAAGGCAGACATCAAAATTACATCTTGAGCTTTTTCACATAGGACCCCTTTTTTCAAAAAGCTTTCTGAGACTTTGCAAAAGCTATTCCTTCTGTCTGGAGTGCAatccccaccttctccccctgGCCAGCTCCAACTTAGCCTTCAAGATCCAGTCACCCACAAcacctctgggaagccttcccagatttCCTCAGCCAAACTTGGCATCCCCTCAGCACCTTTTTTGAATATGTTACCTGGGAAGCCACAGGATTCTGGGGATAGTTACATTCTCTGATCCTTTCTGACACCTCCCAACTTCTTCCTGAAAGAGGCACAAACATTACCCCTTAACAAGGGCAAATGAGCAGTCATTGAAATAAACATGGTTGGTCATCCCAGTGGgtgaagaggggaggagaaggcaagCTTTGGAGGGCCTGTTGGCATTCAGCCATCTCCAGAATACCCCTCCTGACTCCGGGTGGGCTCGGCTCCTCCTTGCTCAGTTTCCAGAATGCTCACCTGATATTCCTGTGCCCACGTACAGCACCAAGATCAGCAACGCCAACAGTGTCTGGTggcaagaagaggaggaaggaggtgacTCACTGGGGGCCAGGCAGGCATCCCTGCTGCCCTCACAGAGGGGTGCTGTAAAGTCATTTTTAGAGCTTAACTTTTTTCCAGTTATCTACGTCATGCATGCTTGATACAAAACCCCCAAACTTTGCAGAAGTAGGTAACATGGCAGCCTAGTGACATTCCACTggtgttttccctcccttctccctgctgaGAAGACCCCCTCTGTTCTCAttccttgccttgcctttccATTTTTTGCTCTAAATGATCTTTAAAGGAATCAACTTTTTTGTGGTATAATTCACAGacaataaaatgcacacattttaaatgtacagtttgatgagtttgacATGTCCACACCTGTGGACATGTCCACACCTGTGGACTACCATCCcaggcaagagaaagaacatttccatcatcccagaaagttcccGTGTGCCCTTTTACAGTCTGTTCCCTCCTTACTCTCACGATGCCAGAGGGATCCACTCATCTGCTCCATCACTATGGAATAGTTTTGCCTGGCCTATAACTTCATGAATGACTTCATAgtcttttgctcaacataatgCTTGTGGGATGTCGCCATGTTCGTGGGTTCAGTGTTATTGATGAGTAATATATTGTATGAATATGGTACAGTTTATCTCTTTACCTATTGATAGactttgggctgtttccagtttctgaCAATCATGAATAAAACTGCTGATGAACACTGGATACAACTCTGTGTGTGGACGTATGTTCTCATTCTGCTTGGGTTAGTacccagaaataaaaatgctgGCAGGTGTACGTTTAATTGGATAAGAAACCACCAATTTGTTTCCCAGGGGTTTGAACCAGTTTACATTTCTGCCAGCAACATGAGAATGCTAGTTGCTCCACGTCCCCATTGGGAATCTTCTTGATTTTGGGCATTCTATTGGTTGTGTAGTGGTACCTCGATCTAGTTTTTCTATGTACTTCCCCAACAATTAATGAtgttgtcttagtccatttgcaCTGCTGtaactgctgctgtaacaaagtaccacagacccGATGGCTTatatacaacagaaatttatttcttagaattctGGGGGCTGGAAATTTGGGATTCAGGAGggcagcatggtcaggttctggtgagggtGCTCTTCTGGGTTCCATCCATTTCCATTATATCTTTACGTGGTGGAGAGCGGAGAGAGctctttggttttgttgttgttgttgtttgtttttgttctttttttagcaGGGCACTACTCcaattcatgagggttccactcTCATGAATCATCTCCCAAAGACCCCCaactcctaataccatcactttgggagctaggatttcaacatatgaatttccgGGGGACATaagcattcagtccatagcagatgttgagcatcttttcatgtatttactgACCATAATTCACGTATCTTACTTTTTGGGTGTGTCTATTAAAAActcagttcatttttttattgggcAATTTGTCTTCTTATTAAGTTTTAgtagttctttatttatttcgGATATACATTCTTTGTCAGATGCTTGTGTTGTGACTATTTTCTCCAGGTCTGTGGCTTGCTGCTTCATTTTCTTACCAGGGTGTTTGAAAGTTAAGAGGTTTCAACTTTTATAAAGTTCAGATCAAATATATTCCCTTTATGGTTATGCCTTTTATATGCAGTCTAAAAAATTTTGTCTAACTGAAGGTTGTGaagattttttcctctgttttcttcttggtaTCTTATAACTTTCCATTTAGGTATAtggtccattttgaattaatttttatatatgatgggAAGGAAGGGTCAAGATTCTTTTCCTCATATGAATGTCCAATTCTagaatcatttgtttaaaaagccTAATTATTCATTGGATTGCATTGCTGTCTGTCAAAAATATGCCCACCATATTTATGTGGGTCTGCTTCcagattttattctgtttcattgatctatatatcaATCTTTATGTCAATGCTAAATCTGTATTAGTTTGTTGGAGCTgttataacagaataccacagactgagtagcttacacaacagaaattgattttgttCACAGTTAcagagactggaagtccaagatcaaggtgtgaggcagggttggtttctggtgaaacttctttccttggcttctggatggctgccttctccttgtgtcctcacatggccttttccctGTGCATCCCTGGTATCTCTCTTCTTATCAGCTCATCAGTGCTATTGGAGTAGAGACCCACcttttatgacctcatttaaccttaattatttccaaatacagttgaGACTTACACATGTGAATTTTGGAGGATACAGTTCAATCCCTAATAGCTCTCTCCACTGTCACTAtgcttttccattcctttctctatCTTATGTCAATGCCATACTGTCTAGATGACCATACAGCTTTATCGTAACATAGtgtgagtttttttaaaattt
The Ailuropoda melanoleuca isolate Jingjing chromosome 3, ASM200744v2, whole genome shotgun sequence DNA segment above includes these coding regions:
- the SMIM23 gene encoding small integral membrane protein 23, which gives rise to MVIQQVGSRGRVAAELFERRRSSRCEDKKQTLLALLILVLYVGTGISGRSWEVSERIRECNYPQNPVASQGFEYQANEPTEEPIKVVRTWLKENLHVFLEKLEKEVRELEQLVWDLEEWLDALLGEGDPEDPCSNFKNHL